In a genomic window of Methylobacter sp. YRD-M1:
- the dnaX gene encoding DNA polymerase III subunit gamma/tau — translation MNYQVLARKWRPHNFTEVVGQEHVVKSLMNALQHDRLHHAYLFTGTRGVGKTTIARILAKAINCQNLQDFNPCGECSVCRDLDEGRFLDLIEVDAASRTKVEDTRDLLDNVQYAPNQGRYKVYLIDEVHMLSGHSFNALLKTLEEPPPHVKFLLATTDPHKIPITVLSRCLQFNLKRLLPDQIFRQMEFILQQERIEFEIAALKLLARAADGSMRDGLSLLDQAIVFGNGKVNTEQVSAMLGTVAQQPVDDLLTALADGDAEAILNKINEIANLTPDFGDVLQQILQVLHRIALIQQVAGAINHDFDAEMIAALASRLTPEDVQLYYQIGLIGQRDLDLAPDPRSGFEMVMLRMLTFRPVAQEQSLAKPVQVSRAVVKPEVGASQATVSVLNKPESVQEPAIDRTDNNWAEMIIAMKIGGMTRELANNCVLDSIDDKICTLILDPGHKHLRGAVTEEKLQSALQRYRGTPLKLVINTEKVAVDTPAVQLIKEREDRQQAAVDAINSDENIQALKEHFDARVLPGSIEPV, via the coding sequence ATGAATTACCAGGTTCTCGCCAGAAAATGGCGTCCCCATAATTTCACAGAAGTTGTCGGACAAGAGCATGTTGTCAAATCGTTGATGAACGCTTTGCAGCATGACAGGCTTCATCACGCCTATTTGTTTACCGGAACCCGCGGTGTAGGCAAAACCACAATTGCCAGAATTCTAGCCAAAGCCATCAATTGCCAGAATCTCCAGGATTTTAATCCTTGCGGAGAATGCAGTGTTTGCCGTGACCTTGATGAAGGTCGGTTTCTGGACTTAATCGAAGTGGATGCGGCATCCCGCACCAAGGTCGAAGATACGCGTGACTTGCTGGATAATGTCCAATATGCGCCCAACCAAGGTCGTTATAAAGTTTATCTGATCGACGAAGTGCATATGTTGTCAGGGCATAGTTTCAATGCCTTGCTAAAGACGCTGGAAGAACCGCCGCCGCATGTAAAATTCCTGTTAGCAACCACTGATCCACATAAGATTCCAATAACGGTATTGTCGCGCTGTCTGCAGTTTAATCTGAAGCGCCTGCTGCCGGACCAGATTTTCAGGCAGATGGAATTCATACTCCAGCAGGAACGGATTGAATTTGAAATTGCGGCTTTGAAATTACTGGCCCGCGCTGCCGATGGCAGTATGCGTGACGGGTTAAGCCTGCTGGACCAAGCCATCGTCTTCGGTAACGGCAAGGTAAATACTGAACAGGTCAGTGCTATGTTAGGCACTGTCGCCCAGCAGCCTGTTGATGACCTGCTGACGGCCCTGGCTGATGGCGATGCCGAGGCCATACTTAATAAAATCAACGAAATCGCCAACTTGACTCCTGATTTCGGCGACGTTTTGCAGCAAATCCTGCAGGTCCTGCATCGTATAGCATTAATTCAGCAGGTGGCCGGCGCAATCAATCATGATTTTGATGCCGAAATGATCGCTGCATTAGCCTCGCGACTGACGCCCGAAGATGTCCAGCTTTATTACCAGATCGGCCTGATAGGGCAAAGAGATCTGGATCTGGCGCCCGACCCGCGCAGTGGTTTTGAAATGGTCATGTTGCGCATGCTGACTTTCAGGCCGGTAGCGCAAGAACAGAGTCTTGCCAAACCGGTTCAAGTTTCCCGGGCAGTTGTCAAGCCGGAGGTCGGGGCGTCACAAGCGACTGTCAGCGTATTAAATAAACCGGAGTCCGTGCAAGAGCCTGCGATTGATAGGACAGATAATAATTGGGCCGAGATGATCATAGCCATGAAGATTGGCGGCATGACGCGGGAACTGGCCAATAACTGTGTTTTGGACAGTATTGACGACAAAATTTGTACGTTAATATTGGATCCGGGGCACAAACATCTACGCGGTGCGGTCACAGAGGAAAAATTACAAAGCGCTCTGCAGCGTTATCGAGGCACACCGCTGAAACTGGTGATTAATACCGAAAAAGTAGCGGTTGACACACCGGCAGTGCAGTTGATTAAAGAGCGTGAAGACAGGCAGCAGGCGGCTGTCGATGCTATTAATTCAGACGAAAATATTCAGGCTTTGAAAGAGCATTTTGATGCCAGGGTGCTGCCCGGTTCAATAGAGCCTGTTTAA
- a CDS encoding RimK family protein, whose protein sequence is MARTILVVDNLTDWGPYYPSDQVMAFETYLATEQGDPQQRTRVINLCSSYRYLSDGYYCSLLAEARGHHVIPSVKVLNDLGKKSLYRLQLEDLSPTLTRTFKSYGKETESASYRSPFEDLSQTLKRAFKSHSQDTDVTLQTYFGTTSDPAFNELARLLFERFPCPILEVTLRFRQQWEITSLKAISHRGLSEEQETVFAEALDQFSKKVWRKGRARKAARYDLAILVNPEEKLPPSNLAALKKFIKIGRQLGIEVELISQQHYIRLSEFDGLFIRETTAIDHHTYRFAKKAEAEGLVVIDDPTSILRCTNKVYLADLFRTHRVPSPRTWLLHKGNAEHLDKLEVEAGFPVVIKIPDGSFSRGIVKVHNRQELDLKVEELFQKSALLLAQEFLYTDFDWRIGVFNNKALYACRYYMVKNHWQIYRHGSSRTDSGNFDTLPTFEVPKAVLEAALKATQPIGNGLYGVDVKEKNGKGYVIEVNDNPNIDSGIEDKYLGDELYTLILTEFLRRMDNRSKGI, encoded by the coding sequence ATGGCGCGTACCATTCTGGTTGTCGATAATCTTACCGATTGGGGACCTTATTATCCCAGCGACCAGGTCATGGCCTTTGAAACCTATCTGGCAACCGAGCAAGGCGATCCTCAACAACGCACGCGCGTCATCAATCTCTGCAGCAGCTATCGTTATCTTTCAGACGGCTATTACTGCTCTTTGCTGGCCGAAGCCAGAGGACATCACGTTATTCCATCTGTCAAGGTACTGAACGATCTGGGCAAGAAATCCTTATACCGGCTACAACTTGAAGACCTGTCTCCGACGCTGACGCGCACCTTTAAGAGTTACGGCAAAGAAACTGAAAGCGCTTCATATCGATCGCCATTCGAAGATTTGTCCCAAACCCTGAAACGGGCCTTTAAAAGCCATAGCCAGGACACTGACGTTACCCTGCAGACTTACTTCGGCACTACGTCCGATCCGGCTTTTAACGAATTGGCAAGGCTATTGTTTGAACGCTTCCCTTGCCCTATCCTGGAAGTCACACTGCGTTTTCGTCAACAATGGGAGATTACCAGCTTAAAAGCCATTTCGCACCGCGGTCTGAGCGAAGAACAGGAAACGGTTTTTGCCGAAGCACTGGACCAGTTCAGTAAGAAAGTCTGGCGCAAAGGCCGCGCCCGTAAAGCCGCGCGCTACGATCTTGCTATTCTGGTCAATCCGGAAGAAAAACTGCCGCCGAGCAATCTCGCCGCCCTTAAAAAATTCATCAAAATCGGCAGACAGCTAGGCATTGAAGTCGAACTGATATCGCAGCAGCACTATATCCGTCTGTCTGAATTTGACGGCTTATTTATCCGTGAAACCACCGCCATAGATCATCACACCTACCGCTTTGCCAAAAAAGCCGAGGCCGAAGGCTTGGTGGTCATTGATGATCCGACCTCCATCCTGCGCTGCACAAACAAGGTTTATCTTGCCGATCTGTTTCGCACGCATCGCGTCCCTTCACCCAGAACCTGGCTGCTGCATAAAGGCAATGCCGAACATCTGGATAAACTGGAAGTCGAAGCCGGCTTTCCTGTCGTCATCAAAATACCGGACGGTTCTTTCTCCCGAGGCATTGTCAAAGTCCATAATCGACAAGAACTGGATCTCAAAGTCGAGGAACTGTTTCAAAAATCGGCACTGCTTCTGGCTCAGGAGTTTCTATATACGGATTTTGACTGGCGCATCGGCGTATTCAACAATAAGGCTTTATACGCCTGCCGATATTACATGGTTAAAAACCACTGGCAGATTTACCGTCACGGCAGCAGCCGGACCGATAGCGGAAACTTTGACACCCTGCCGACTTTTGAAGTGCCCAAAGCCGTATTGGAAGCAGCACTGAAAGCCACGCAGCCGATAGGCAACGGCTTATATGGGGTGGACGTCAAGGAAAAAAACGGCAAGGGCTATGTAATAGAAGTGAACGACAATCCGAACATCGACAGCGGCATTGAAGACAAGTACCTGGGCGATGAGCTTTATACATTGATCCTGACCGAATTTCTAAGGCGCATGGATAACAGAAGCAAAGGCATATAA
- a CDS encoding S-methyl-5'-thioinosine phosphorylase: MTKLAIIGGTGLTQMPELKIIKRDRITTRYGSPSAEYVTGELNGAEVVFLARHGNPHSIPPHKINYRANIWGLKELGIEEIIAVAAVGGITAEMAPAHIAIPDQIIDYTYGRSHTFFEDDEDAVTHIDFTYPYSQKLRSRLITAAAQANIKVSPLGTYGCKQGPRLETAAEIQRMERDGCDLVGMTGMPEAALAKELNMDYATVAVVANWAAGKTEGEITMAEIEHHLHTGMANAAEIVKAFIALSYS; the protein is encoded by the coding sequence ATGACCAAACTGGCCATCATCGGCGGCACAGGTCTAACCCAAATGCCTGAACTGAAAATCATCAAACGGGATCGGATCACCACGCGTTATGGATCGCCTTCGGCTGAGTACGTCACCGGCGAACTGAACGGTGCTGAAGTTGTATTCCTGGCCCGGCACGGAAACCCACACAGCATACCGCCCCATAAAATCAATTACCGGGCCAATATCTGGGGACTTAAGGAACTGGGTATTGAAGAAATCATTGCCGTGGCCGCAGTCGGCGGCATCACCGCTGAAATGGCGCCTGCTCATATTGCCATTCCGGATCAGATCATTGATTACACGTATGGCCGCAGCCATACTTTTTTTGAAGATGATGAAGATGCGGTGACTCACATAGACTTCACTTACCCTTACAGTCAAAAGCTGCGCTCCCGTCTGATTACTGCCGCAGCCCAAGCCAATATCAAGGTTTCCCCTTTAGGTACATACGGCTGCAAACAAGGCCCCCGTCTGGAAACAGCCGCCGAAATCCAGCGCATGGAGCGCGACGGCTGCGACCTGGTCGGCATGACCGGCATGCCGGAAGCGGCCCTGGCTAAGGAACTGAATATGGACTATGCCACCGTTGCTGTGGTTGCCAACTGGGCTGCCGGCAAAACCGAAGGCGAAATTACCATGGCGGAAATTGAACACCATTTGCATACCGGCATGGCTAATGCTGCTGAAATTGTGAAAGCTTTTATTGCCTTGTCATATAGCTAA
- a CDS encoding PA3496 family putative envelope integrity protein has translation MSKTSSKSAVKTRSRNSADIEHEDEELFEDSEYASFSDGVEKETIKRDARRKIEIYWEKKRLKEQLDGLDESEFDESDLDF, from the coding sequence ATGTCTAAAACATCCTCAAAATCGGCTGTCAAAACCCGTTCAAGAAATAGCGCAGACATCGAGCATGAAGATGAAGAGCTGTTTGAAGATAGCGAATATGCTTCATTTTCCGATGGCGTTGAAAAAGAAACGATAAAAAGGGATGCTCGCAGAAAGATCGAGATCTATTGGGAAAAGAAGCGCTTGAAAGAGCAGTTAGACGGTCTTGATGAGTCTGAATTCGACGAGTCTGATCTCGACTTTTAG
- the recR gene encoding recombination mediator RecR, with product MQKRGLLGQLIQNLCCLPGVGPKTAQRMAFQLLQRNRDGARILAETLLRAVDEIGYCRECRTLTENNLCEICADNSRDDSVICIVENPADVWIIDQSTAFKGRYFVLHGRLSPLDGIGPDELGLDVLEQRLATGNVKELILATNLTVEGEATAYFIGELAKKYHVQASRIAHGVPMGGELEYIDSSTLSHAFNGRKQI from the coding sequence ATGCAGAAAAGGGGCTTGTTAGGGCAGTTGATACAGAATTTATGCTGTTTGCCCGGCGTTGGGCCGAAAACCGCGCAACGCATGGCTTTCCAATTGCTGCAGCGCAACCGTGATGGGGCCAGAATACTGGCCGAGACGCTATTGCGGGCTGTCGATGAAATTGGCTATTGCCGCGAGTGCCGTACGCTGACCGAAAATAACCTCTGCGAAATCTGTGCCGATAATTCACGGGATGATTCCGTCATCTGTATCGTTGAAAATCCGGCCGATGTCTGGATCATTGATCAGTCCACTGCGTTTAAAGGTCGTTACTTTGTCTTGCATGGAAGGTTGTCTCCATTGGATGGCATCGGTCCTGATGAACTCGGCCTGGATGTGCTGGAGCAGCGACTCGCGACAGGCAATGTCAAGGAATTGATATTGGCTACGAATTTAACGGTAGAAGGCGAGGCAACGGCCTATTTTATCGGCGAACTGGCCAAAAAATATCATGTGCAGGCCAGCAGAATCGCTCATGGCGTGCCGATGGGGGGCGAATTGGAGTATATTGACAGCAGCACCTTATCGCATGCGTTTAATGGAAGGAAACAGATTTAG
- a CDS encoding YbaB/EbfC family nucleoid-associated protein, with translation MKNALGNIMQQAQKMQEDIKKAQEELASMQVMGEAGGGLVTILMTGKREARKVTIDDSLLGEDKDMLEDMVAAAINDAVNKVAKMKQEKMAELTSGIPLPPGFQMPF, from the coding sequence ATGAAAAATGCACTGGGTAACATCATGCAGCAAGCCCAAAAAATGCAGGAAGACATCAAAAAAGCTCAAGAAGAGCTTGCTTCCATGCAGGTGATGGGGGAGGCTGGCGGCGGTCTGGTCACCATCTTGATGACTGGTAAGCGGGAAGCCAGAAAAGTCACCATTGACGATTCTTTGCTGGGTGAAGATAAGGATATGCTGGAAGATATGGTTGCGGCCGCCATTAATGATGCTGTCAATAAGGTGGCCAAAATGAAGCAAGAAAAAATGGCTGAGTTAACATCTGGCATTCCGTTGCCGCCCGGGTTTCAGATGCCTTTTTAA
- a CDS encoding citrate synthase, translating into MTDRLKPLTPAILTLDDKTYTLPTYIGVEGEKAIDISKLRSQTGYVTLDEGYGNTGACESAITYIDGEEGILRYRGYPIEELAEHSRFVEVAYLLLYGELPTVEQLQHFSTALNDSSIIHEDMHHFFNGFPRGSHPMGILATMVASLSTFYPVFDRLDEASEIQIVANLVSQVRTIAAFSYKKSIGEPLIYPSHKLTYVRNFLNMMFSSPVRDYQLDDDIVRAIDMLLILHADHEQNCSTSSVRTAGSSMANVYAVISAGISALWGPRHGGANQEVIKMLEQIHAEGGDGTEFINEAKNKYSSKRLMGFGHRVYKSYDPRATVLKKHCDILLNKPGIKDPLLDIARRIEEVALNDDYFISRKLYPNVDFYSGLILRAAGIPTNMFTVLFAIGRMPGWLAHWREMIHGERVAIYRPRQIYVGEPIRHYRDIKDRT; encoded by the coding sequence ATGACCGATAGATTAAAGCCGCTAACCCCGGCTATATTGACCTTGGATGATAAGACTTACACTTTGCCCACCTATATAGGCGTTGAAGGTGAGAAAGCAATTGATATCTCCAAGCTTCGCAGCCAGACCGGTTATGTGACACTAGATGAGGGTTATGGAAATACAGGCGCCTGCGAAAGCGCTATCACCTATATTGACGGTGAAGAAGGCATTTTGCGTTACCGGGGCTATCCTATTGAAGAACTCGCTGAACATTCGCGCTTTGTCGAAGTCGCCTACCTGTTGCTGTATGGCGAACTGCCGACCGTCGAACAGTTGCAGCACTTCTCGACCGCATTGAATGACTCGTCAATCATTCACGAAGACATGCATCATTTTTTCAACGGCTTCCCGCGCGGCTCGCACCCCATGGGCATCCTGGCAACGATGGTCGCATCACTGTCGACTTTTTACCCGGTTTTCGACCGTCTCGATGAAGCATCCGAAATACAGATTGTAGCGAATCTGGTTTCGCAGGTACGCACTATCGCCGCCTTCTCTTACAAAAAATCGATAGGTGAGCCGCTGATCTATCCATCCCACAAATTAACCTACGTCCGCAATTTTCTGAACATGATGTTCTCGTCGCCGGTACGCGATTACCAACTGGACGATGATATCGTGCGCGCGATCGATATGCTGCTGATTTTGCATGCCGACCATGAACAAAACTGCAGCACGTCTTCTGTCCGTACCGCAGGCTCCAGTATGGCGAATGTCTATGCTGTTATCTCGGCCGGCATTTCCGCATTATGGGGACCAAGGCACGGGGGGGCCAATCAGGAAGTGATCAAGATGCTGGAGCAAATACATGCCGAAGGCGGAGACGGTACTGAATTCATCAACGAAGCCAAAAACAAGTATTCATCCAAGCGCCTCATGGGCTTTGGCCACAGGGTTTATAAGAGTTACGATCCGCGTGCCACTGTGTTGAAGAAACATTGCGACATACTGCTCAACAAGCCCGGCATCAAAGATCCGCTGCTTGACATTGCCAGACGGATCGAAGAAGTCGCACTGAATGACGACTATTTCATTTCTCGCAAGCTTTATCCGAACGTGGACTTTTATTCAGGCCTGATACTGCGCGCAGCCGGCATCCCTACCAATATGTTTACAGTCCTGTTTGCTATTGGCCGTATGCCTGGATGGCTGGCTCACTGGCGTGAAATGATACATGGCGAGCGTGTTGCTATTTATCGCCCCCGTCAGATCTACGTCGGTGAACCTATACGTCATTATCGCGATATCAAAGATCGCACCTGA
- the rimK gene encoding 30S ribosomal protein S6--L-glutamate ligase has translation MKIAILSRNSKLYSTARLVEAAEARGHEVRVLDVLRCYMNITSHNPSIHYRGEDLTGFDAVIPRIGASVTFYGTAVLRQFEMMNVFPLNESVAISRSRDKLRSIQLLARKGIGLPVTGFANNPDDIEDLISQVGGAPLVIKLLEGTQGIGVVLAETHNAAESVIQAFMGLKANIMVQEFIKEAEGSDIRCFVVGDKVVAAMRRQSAAGEFRSNLHRGGTASLVRLTPEERSTAVRAAKIMGLNVCGVDMLRSNHGPVIMEVNSSPGLRGIEQTSGKDIADLIIQFIEKRFETLVTAKDKSFHPSRTRTRGKG, from the coding sequence ATGAAAATTGCTATTTTGTCTCGTAACTCTAAATTATATTCAACCGCTCGATTGGTTGAAGCCGCAGAGGCACGCGGCCATGAGGTACGGGTTTTGGATGTTTTGCGTTGTTATATGAACATCACTTCGCATAATCCATCCATCCATTATCGGGGTGAAGATCTGACAGGATTTGATGCTGTTATTCCCCGTATTGGAGCTTCAGTTACATTTTACGGTACTGCAGTGTTAAGGCAATTTGAAATGATGAATGTGTTCCCGTTGAATGAATCGGTAGCCATATCACGCTCACGCGACAAGCTGCGTTCAATACAATTGTTGGCGCGAAAAGGCATAGGCTTGCCAGTCACCGGTTTTGCCAACAATCCGGATGATATTGAGGATTTAATCTCTCAAGTGGGCGGCGCGCCATTGGTTATTAAATTACTGGAAGGTACGCAAGGGATAGGTGTGGTATTGGCCGAAACCCATAATGCCGCCGAAAGTGTCATCCAGGCCTTTATGGGGCTCAAGGCCAACATTATGGTACAGGAGTTTATCAAGGAAGCCGAGGGCAGTGATATACGCTGTTTTGTGGTGGGCGATAAAGTGGTGGCTGCCATGAGGCGCCAGAGTGCGGCGGGTGAGTTCCGCTCTAATTTGCACCGCGGCGGAACGGCTTCATTGGTTCGATTGACGCCGGAAGAACGCTCTACTGCTGTGCGGGCTGCCAAAATCATGGGGCTGAATGTCTGCGGTGTGGATATGCTGCGTTCCAATCACGGTCCCGTGATTATGGAAGTCAATTCATCGCCCGGATTACGTGGTATTGAACAAACCAGCGGCAAGGATATTGCCGATTTGATCATTCAATTTATTGAAAAACGCTTTGAAACACTTGTAACAGCCAAGGACAAATCATTTCACCCCAGTCGTACGCGTACGCGCGGTAAAGGGTAG
- a CDS encoding septal ring lytic transglycosylase RlpA family protein, protein MSWRITTSNGRKTHLQHGNIGLTLLFTSLFSGCTSITTAPSIYKPPYSYKNPGYSHSAPYNRPYTIRGKTYYPLPSAEGYKEQGIATWYGSESGNRTAMGTRFRPHDLSAAHRTLPLPTKVRVTNLRNGRYVDVIVNDRGPFKEAILIDLSKGAAKRIGLQGNTEVEVEYLGDQARLNE, encoded by the coding sequence ATGTCCTGGCGAATAACTACCTCTAACGGTAGAAAAACACATTTACAGCACGGAAACATCGGTCTGACATTGCTATTTACCAGCTTATTCAGCGGCTGTACCTCCATAACCACAGCGCCATCTATCTACAAACCGCCTTATTCTTACAAAAACCCTGGTTATTCTCATAGCGCGCCCTATAACCGGCCTTACACAATAAGGGGCAAAACGTACTATCCACTCCCCTCAGCGGAAGGCTATAAAGAACAGGGTATCGCTACCTGGTATGGTTCGGAATCCGGCAATCGCACCGCTATGGGAACACGCTTTAGACCACACGACCTGTCAGCCGCTCACAGAACATTGCCGCTGCCCACCAAGGTACGTGTGACTAATCTGCGCAATGGTCGTTACGTTGATGTAATAGTGAATGACCGCGGCCCTTTTAAAGAAGCTATATTAATCGATCTGTCAAAAGGAGCCGCCAAGAGAATCGGCTTGCAAGGGAATACAGAGGTGGAAGTCGAATATCTGGGAGATCAAGCACGCCTTAATGAATAA
- a CDS encoding DUF2817 domain-containing protein has translation MSSSLPVAAFDTDVFPASYAVGRQRWHTALSELSCSKKHMPYRCAGAGPEGEELFTDTVWLGSEDASKVVVLIGGTHGIEGFAGTAVEIDHLRLIAAGHINIPTDTAVLMIHALTPWGYAWQRRCDADGVDLNRNIVDFSKPLPRNPGYESLRSILFLSDAGQRRAAFADWERKYGRESLESAISAGQYVDASGPFYGGQAPAHGRRVVEDLIDKYGLQQRDLAVIDLHTGLGSYGYGEIICDHEPNSSGTSVARRWYGDSVALPALGTSSSVPKIGLLDYAWHAVMNERSCYITLEFGTFKTDQLFEVLLLDHQLWAQPDNRQARLEHARRMRRHFCPDDQAWKEMVLFRARQVFSQALQGLSVS, from the coding sequence ATGTCCTCTTCTCTTCCCGTTGCCGCTTTTGATACAGACGTTTTTCCAGCCAGCTATGCAGTTGGCAGACAGCGCTGGCACACAGCGCTGTCTGAGCTGTCCTGCTCCAAAAAACATATGCCGTATCGCTGCGCCGGGGCAGGGCCTGAAGGCGAGGAGTTGTTTACCGATACGGTCTGGCTGGGCTCGGAAGATGCTTCCAAAGTGGTGGTGTTGATAGGCGGCACGCATGGAATTGAAGGATTTGCCGGTACGGCGGTGGAAATTGACCATTTACGCCTGATTGCCGCTGGACATATTAATATTCCGACTGATACGGCTGTGTTAATGATTCATGCATTAACGCCTTGGGGCTATGCCTGGCAGCGCCGCTGTGATGCTGACGGTGTTGATCTGAATCGGAACATCGTCGATTTTTCCAAGCCGTTGCCCAGAAATCCGGGTTATGAGTCGCTGCGCTCCATTCTATTTCTATCCGATGCCGGTCAAAGACGGGCCGCTTTTGCCGACTGGGAACGTAAGTATGGGCGTGAATCGCTTGAAAGCGCTATCAGCGCCGGACAATATGTCGATGCCAGCGGTCCTTTTTATGGCGGTCAGGCGCCCGCGCATGGCAGACGGGTCGTTGAAGATCTTATCGATAAATATGGCCTGCAACAGCGTGATCTGGCTGTTATCGATTTGCATACCGGCCTTGGATCTTATGGTTACGGGGAAATTATTTGTGACCATGAGCCGAATAGTTCAGGCACAAGCGTGGCTCGCCGCTGGTATGGCGATTCTGTGGCTTTGCCGGCTTTGGGCACGTCCAGTTCGGTGCCCAAAATAGGCTTGCTGGATTATGCCTGGCATGCTGTCATGAATGAAAGAAGTTGCTATATCACTCTGGAATTCGGTACGTTCAAAACAGATCAGCTCTTTGAAGTCTTGCTGCTCGATCATCAGTTGTGGGCGCAGCCGGACAACCGGCAGGCCCGTTTGGAACATGCCAGGCGCATGCGGCGCCATTTCTGCCCGGATGATCAAGCCTGGAAGGAAATGGTGCTGTTTCGGGCAAGGCAGGTGTTTTCGCAGGCATTGCAGGGGCTGTCAGTTTCATGA
- a CDS encoding histidine triad nucleotide-binding protein, giving the protein MADCLFCRMVAGEIKPDVVFEDEHVLAFRDINPQAPVHILVIPKIHIATLNDLDDTQLAGHLLQTVIKLAKQEGLSENGYRTAISCNKQGGQEVYHLHLHLLGGRQMKWPPG; this is encoded by the coding sequence ATGGCTGATTGTTTGTTTTGCAGGATGGTTGCGGGCGAAATTAAGCCCGATGTGGTTTTTGAAGACGAGCATGTTCTGGCGTTCAGGGATATTAATCCGCAGGCCCCTGTGCATATTCTCGTGATCCCTAAAATCCATATCGCCACATTGAATGATTTGGATGATACCCAGCTGGCGGGCCATCTGTTGCAGACCGTCATAAAGTTGGCGAAGCAGGAAGGCTTGTCTGAAAATGGCTACAGAACGGCAATCAGCTGCAATAAGCAGGGTGGTCAGGAAGTCTATCACCTGCATTTGCATCTGTTGGGCGGACGCCAGATGAAATGGCCGCCGGGCTGA
- a CDS encoding GNAT family N-acetyltransferase/peptidase C39 family protein translates to MTINNILIRHAKPDDLEQLVALENVSFETDRLSRRSFRHWITTEHRALLVAEVEGGIVGYILIIYHPGTRLARIYSLAVAHQQRGSGIAKLLMAAGEQEAIEDGRLYLRLEVGIDNIAAINLYESLGFQKFGVYHDYYEDHKDALRYQKRIRRYREPLEHRPVHWMRQTTPFTCGPASLMMAMHGLNKTYLPSQEEELNLWREATTIFMTSGHGGCHPVGLALAAKRRHFNVEVWISQTGPLFIDSVRSEEKKQVIELVDNGFKREAEEQSVKIHYANITQNDLIAAFNAGAIPLVLISTFRMDRKKAPHWVVMSGSDEDCLYMHDPDPEEGRQSEVDCQYIPVAREDFDRMSCFGKNRLRAAVILWPV, encoded by the coding sequence ATGACTATCAACAATATCTTGATTCGGCATGCCAAACCAGATGATCTTGAGCAATTGGTAGCGCTTGAAAATGTCAGTTTTGAAACTGATAGGTTGAGCAGGCGCAGTTTTCGTCACTGGATAACGACAGAGCATCGTGCTTTATTGGTTGCGGAAGTGGAGGGCGGGATCGTCGGTTATATCCTGATCATCTATCATCCCGGCACCCGCCTGGCCCGTATCTATTCGCTGGCCGTGGCGCATCAGCAACGCGGCTCCGGCATTGCCAAATTGCTCATGGCGGCAGGCGAACAGGAGGCCATTGAGGATGGTCGGTTGTACCTGCGCCTTGAAGTGGGCATTGATAATATCGCGGCGATTAACCTGTATGAATCACTGGGCTTTCAGAAGTTCGGCGTATACCATGATTATTATGAAGACCACAAAGACGCCCTGCGTTACCAGAAACGCATCCGCCGGTATCGAGAGCCATTAGAGCACAGGCCCGTGCATTGGATGAGACAAACGACGCCTTTTACTTGCGGGCCGGCTTCGTTGATGATGGCCATGCACGGACTAAACAAGACGTATCTGCCGTCCCAGGAAGAAGAGCTCAATTTATGGCGCGAAGCGACGACGATCTTTATGACGTCCGGCCATGGCGGCTGTCATCCGGTGGGTTTGGCCTTGGCGGCAAAGCGCCGGCATTTTAATGTCGAAGTCTGGATCAGTCAGACAGGGCCGCTGTTTATAGATAGTGTACGCAGTGAGGAAAAAAAACAGGTTATCGAGTTGGTGGATAATGGTTTTAAACGCGAAGCCGAAGAGCAGAGCGTAAAAATACATTATGCCAATATTACCCAGAACGATTTGATCGCAGCCTTTAATGCCGGAGCCATACCGCTGGTGCTCATCAGTACTTTCCGTATGGATCGTAAAAAAGCCCCGCACTGGGTGGTCATGAGCGGAAGCGACGAAGATTGTTTGTATATGCATGATCCGGACCCGGAAGAGGGGCGTCAAAGTGAGGTCGACTGTCAATATATTCCCGTGGCGCGGGAAGATTTTGACCGCATGTCCTGCTTTGGTAAAAACCGTCTGCGGGCGGCTGTCATACTCTGGCCTGTTTAA